Sequence from the Pseudophaeobacter arcticus DSM 23566 genome:
TGGGATCGCCCGCGCCGCTGAAAACGCGGGCGCCAGGCTGTTCCAGAACAGCCCGGTGACCAACCTGACCTCCGGGTCTGGCGGTCATGTCCTGACCACCCCAGGCGGGCAGGTTCGCGCCAAGCAGGTGATCATTGCCACCAATGGCTACTCCTGGGACGGGCTGCCAAAATGGCTGTCAGGTCGGTACCTGCCGGCGCAATCAAGCGTCATGGTCACCCGCCCGCTGCGTGAAGACGAATTGCAGGCGCAGGGCTGGTTCAGCGATCAGATGGCCTATGACACCCGCAACCTGCTGCACTATTTCCGCCTGATGCCGGACCGTAGGTTCCTGTTTGGCATGCGCGGCGGGCTGTTTTCCTCCCCCCGCGCAGAGGCCGCTATTCGCCAACTTTTGCGCAGCCATTTTGAGAAACTGTTCCCCGCGTGGCGCAGCGTAGAGGGCACGCATTTCTGGTCGGGGATGGTCTGCATGTCGCGCAACCTTGTGCCCTTTGTTGGTCCGATCCCGGATACTCCGGGGATGTTTGCAGGGCTGTGTTATCACGGCAATGGCGTCGCCATGGGCAGCTATGCCGGGCGGTTGCTCGCGGATCTGGCACAGGGCCAAGAGCCCGATCTGCCCTATTCGCCCATCATGCAGGGCATGGCCCGGTTTCCGTTTGGCCCCGCGCGCCGCATCGTCATGCCGCCGGCCTATGCTGTGTTGGGGATGCTGGATTGATCCATTGCTGCCAGTTCCAGCTCATATCCCTGCTGGTCCAACGGGTTGCCATCCGCGCAGCGCCACAGGCAATATCCTGCCATACGCCAGTGAAACCAGGGCTTTAGCGACAGGTAACGCCCAACCACACGTGGATCTGGATAGGCCGCAAGAAAGGCCTCCACTTCGGTCGCAGACAGCACAGCCCCCCGGTACAGGACCTGCATGGCCGGCGACAGAAACAGCGCCAGATCCTCACTTGGGTCGCCCATTTGCGGACATTGCCAGTCAATCAGGGTCAGCGTGCCGTCATGCGCCAACAGATTCCCCGGCACCGGATCCCCGTGGATCAGTGCCAACTGACTCAGCGCGGGCACCTGGCCAATAGGGCGCAGTTGCCGCAGCTGAGCGACACGATCGGGGTCGGTGGTGCACCGGTTGAGAATCACCTCAACCTGCGCCTCCAGGGCGGCGCTGCCGTTGACACCGCGGGGCAAGCCGCTGAATTCGGGCTGATCGTGCAACCGCCCCAAGAGCTGGGCGACATGGCCGCTGTCCTGCTGCCAGGGCGCTCCGGTGATATGTCCGTAAATCAGCCAGTTATGGCCCTCAAAGCGGCCCGAGCCCAGCAGCGAGGGTACCATGCCAGTCCCCGAAAGAGCCGCAAGCGCGGCAACTTCCCGCGCGGGATCATTGGCAAACAGCGGATTGTCCCTGTGACGCAGATAGAGCTTTACCACCCTGTCACCACAGCGCCAGACCCGGTTAGAGCGCCCCCCCCGAAACGGCAAGGGCGCAGCGACATCTAGCCCCTGCGCCTTGAGCGATCGAAAGAACCGCTGATCAAAATCCATATCCAGGCCTTGCAGGGCGTCATACTCCGGTCTCTGCCCCCTATTTAACCACAGAAGGCACCTTCTCTAGACCCCGCGACGCCCGGCGAATCAAGCCTCTTCTGGCGCTGCTGGCTCTGCTGTCGCAGCGCCCGGATCCCGCAACGCGGTCACAGAGGTCGCCAGAATCGCAAACCCGGTCTCGTTGATCAAGACCACATCATTGCCCGCCAACTGGGTTTCCTTAACGGTGGTGTAGACCTCTGCCATCTCTGACAGGACAACCTCACCATCGACTGAGCTTTCAACGATAAATGTATAGTCCCCTGCCGGGGCCATATCACCGCTGAAATTGGTTCCATCCCAATCATAGGGCTCGGCACTGACCGGCAGCGAGATACGGTTGACCTCATCACCATCGGCATTTCGGACCACAAGAGTAACCTCATCCGCAGCAGCTGCGGGGTTGGGCGACACATTGACGGGGTTGGTGCCGTCGAAACTCGCCGCCGTGGCTGCACGCACCTGCATGCCCACCCAGCCGGTCAGCGCCGCCATATTGCCTAGTCCCAACTGCTCCAGCGCCGAGCCAAGATTGTCATTGGTCAGAACCTGCTGTTCAACCATCGAGAATTCCGCCAGCTGTGAGGCGTATTCCGTGTTGTCCATCGGCTCTGTTGGATCCTGATATTTGGCCTGCGCCGTCAACAGCTTGATGAAGGTGTCAAAATCAGATGTCAGGTTCGTGCCGCCACCGGCGGAGGAACTGTTAGGAGTTGCAGCATTGTAGTTGCTGCCGGAAACTTCGGTTGTCATCAGTTAGACCCTCATGTCCACGCCGGCATTTCCAAGCCGGAGATGTTGCACCTGTTTTTCTGCAAGCTCAGTTGCAGTCAGGTCGTCCAATTCTTCTGTGCCGGATCTGCCCAATCCGGACGGGCTGCCGCCTTCGCTTCTGGTTTCACCGCCCGAGGCACCGCCACCGCTGAATTCAAAAGAGACGTTTTGAAAGCCCATTTTACGGAACTCATCCGCCAGCTCGTTGATATGGCGGCGCATCAAATCGCCGGTTTCCGCACGTTCGGTCTGGATCACCACGGTAATGCCTGTCTCGCTGGTGGAGACCCGCATCTTGACCCGGCCCAGTTCCTCTGGGTTCAGCGCCACATCAACATTGCGATCCCCCTTGGCAACAATGGCCTGGGCCAGTTGCACCGCAACCATGCGCGGCGTTTCGGGGCGATGCACAGTTCCGGGCTGAGCAACGGCCTCAGTCAAGAGCTGCGACAGGCCCGGGAGATTCGACGTCAGATCCAAGCTCAGCACCTGGGTATCAGCACCTTGACCACCCGCAGCTGTGGCATCTCCGGCCAGCACCTGGGCCGCAAAGGCCTGTTGGACGGCGCTGATCTGCGCAGTGGCGGCGGTTGGTTTTGTGGCTGGTGTTGCGGCTGCATTGCCTGTCACCACCGCCTGTGCTTCACGTGATTCGCGGGCACGCCCCTCGGCCCGACGGCCAGGTTCAGTGGCCGTCGCTGTGCGGGTTTGACCTGCAACTGCTGCCAGAACCTCGCCAGAGCTCGCGGATTTTCCAGCTACCTCGGGCTCGGCGGTATCTGCCGTGACCTCCGCTGCGGGATCATCCGCCTGCATGACCTTGGCCTGCGCGACCTTGGCCTGGGCCGCGTCATTTGCGCCGGCAGCCTGTGATGCAATGACAGATTTTGCAGTGGCGCTGCGGGAATCACCCGGACGAAGCGCCCCGTTCTGCGATGCGGCGGCGCCGGTGGCAGCCGATGCGACGACCTGCGCCCTGTCACTTTGCTCCGGGTCCGCAGTCACATTCTGATCCGGGTTCACAGCCGTGGCTGCAGCGGCTTTCTGTTGGGCATCAGCCTGCGCTGCGGCCTGAACTGCGGTTTGTGGCGCCCCTGCCGCCGCCGTCGCAGCCCCTGCTGCAGACTGAGCAGATTTTCCAAATGCAGTTTCAGCATCACCCGTAATTCCATCATCCATCGAATCTGGAGCGGCCTCTGCAAGTGTCACCTGCGCTGCAACCTCAGTGCTTTCGCCTGCGGCAACGGCAGCCTCTGTGCTCCCTGTCATCGGGGATTTTGAGGCCTGTCCGGAGGTCCCAGAATCTGCTGTGGCGCTTGCAGCGGTTGGTTTTATGTCAGTTTCCTGGTGCAGGCCCAAAGGCGGCACCTCGGTTCCCTGCGCCGCAATCTCGGTTTCACCATTCACATCTGTGTCGGAGGCGGTGTCACTGTCTAATACATCGGTCTCAGCGACCTCTGCTGCATCCACGCCTTCGGGCGTTTCTTCGGTTTGTTGGGAAATAGTGGCTTCTGTCGCGTCTGGGTCAGCAACGGCTGCGGCGGTTTTCGCCCCCTCTTTGGAGGCGGGCACATCTGCGCCCTCAGCTGTCACCTTGGCGGCATTGGGTTTTCCGGTATCGGATTGGTTTTGATCAGCGGCTTTGGATCGCGCTTTTGCATCCTGCTGCTCATCTGCCTTGTCCGCCCGAATGGAGCGCTCTCTTTCAGATGCAGATCTCGCCTCTTCCCTTCTGGCACGATCATCCACGTGGTCAGAAAAGCTACGATTTGGGTGCTGCCGCGACGGGCCTTCCGTCGCCTTGACACCGACTGGGTCTGCAGCGCCTGAGCGCACCTGACCAAAGAGTACATTTGTAAGCATGAGGATTCCAGACGTTCTATCTCGATACCCCCAGCTCTAGCGCAAAGCGGTTACGGTAATTTTAACCGCTCCTGGGGCAGTCTCTAAAAAATCAAGCAAATCCGAATTAAACCCGGAGAAGAGGTGCAGGATGCCCAATCTAACAACAGTTCATCAGGCGGCACCAACGCCGCCCAAGCTTCAGGCAGCCTCGCAGGATGCTGCGATTCGCGATGCTGCGAAACAGCTAGAAGCTTCTTTTCTTACGGAAATGTTGAAATCCGCGGGGCTTGGGAAAAGCCGCGAAGGGCTTGGCGGCGGAGGCGAGGGCGAAGATCAGTTCAGCAGCTTTCTGGTCCGCGCCCAGGCCGAACAAATTACCGAAGCCGGCGGCATTGGCCTCGCCGAATCACTTTATCACGCAATGAAGGATTCCTCTAATGACTGATCTGAACGCACAACTGACCCATCAGACCCCACAAAGCCTAATCGAGGAGCTGGACAAAATTCTGGACCAGGAACGCAGCGCGCTGGTGCGCGGTGAGCTGAACCAGATTCAGGAACTGCTGACCCGGAAAGAGGCAATCATCGCGCGCCTCAATGAGATCGGCAGTCTCGAACGCGCGGACCTCGCGCAGGTACAGACAAAGGTCTCGCGCAATCAGGAGCTGCTCAACAGTGCCATGGAAGGCATCCGCAGCGTCGCCACACGTATGGCTGAACTGCGCCGGGTGAAAAAGGGTCTGGATGTATATGATCGTGCCGGACGCAAGGAACGCTATGGCACCACAATGGGCCAACGTCTGGAGAAACGCAGCTAAGGCAGGCGAGCTAAGTCGCGCCAGGGTTTAGTAAAATTCTACGGATTGTAGATTTTGACATTAGCACTCCCTTAGCAACTTTCGCCGCAATGTCTCCTTGCATCTCATCACTGAGGTGGCGCGAAAGCCGACAGGCTGAACGCATTGTCAGAAAGACGCCGTAACGCCCTTAGGGGCAGGGAAAATACAGAGACCAAAGTGTCTCAATCGCTAAAGGAATAAAGCTATGACCAGCATTCTGACAAACAATGGCGCAATGGTTGCTCTGCAGACGTTGTCCTCTATCAACAGCAGCCTGACAGACACCCAGAACCAGATCTCTACTGGTAAAGAAGTCGGCGCGGCCAAAGACAACTCTGCCATCTGGGCGATTTCCAAAGTTATGGAATCGGATGTCGCTGGCTTTGAAGCCGTATCCGACTCGCTGTCGCTGGGTGAATCCACTGTTGCGGTTGCAACTGCGGGCGCTGAGCAAATCACCGAACTTCTGAAAGAAATGAAGGAAAAAGTTGTTGCGGCAACTGGTGAAAACGTTGACCACAGCAAACTCGAAGCTGACGTAAACGAGCTGAAAAACCAGATCACCTCGGTGATTGGTGCTTCTCAGTTCAACGGTGCCAACCTGCTGAACACCGCAGGCGGCGACATTACTGTTCTGTCTTCGCTGGACCGTGATGCATCTGGTGCTGTGACTGCTTCCAACATCACCGTTGCTTCGGTTGATTTTGAAGCCGGCCTCTCGCTGTCCACCGTTGTGATGACCGATGCGACAACTGCTGAAGCCTCGATTGATGACATCGAAGCACTGATCCAGGCTGCCGTTGATGGCACTGCGGCTCTGGGTGCCTCGGCTGCACGTATCGAGCGTCAGAACGAGTTTGTCACCAAAGTGACCGACGCCATGAAGTCCGGCATTGGTTCGCTTGTTGACACCAACATGGAAGAAGCATCCGCCCGACTGAAAGCTCTGCAGACACAGCAGCAGCTTGGTGTTCAGGCGCTGTCCATTGCCAACTCGGCTCCGGAAACTCTGCAGCAGCTGTTCCGTTAAAAGACCTAACCCAGGGCGTGTCTTCACGCCCTGGGCCCCTTCTCAGAGAATCTGAAGAAATAATACGTTAGGAAAACACGTGAACGCACTTCTGAAAGCGAAGAGTGCCTATTCCGCGGCAAATGCCCCGACCAGAACAACCAAAGACCATGAGTATGATATCGTTGCTCGTGCGACCCAAAATCTGCTTGCCGCCCACAAGACCGCTAGTGCGAAAAAAGGCGCCGAAGGCTTTGCCGTATTAGCCGAAGCACTGCATAAGAATCGCAAGATGTGGACCATCTTCGAAGTTGATCTCGCTGCAAAAGAAAACCAGTTGCCGCAAGATGTTAAAGATAATCTGTTTTACCTAGCCGAATTCACCCGCCAACACACCAGCAAGGTCCTATCGCGTAAAGCGAATGTGAGAGCGCTGATTGAAGTCAACATGGCCGTCCTGCGCGGCCTCCGTAGCGGAGCAACCTAAATATGAGTGGACTTGTTCTTAAACTTGCCCCCAAAGAGCGGGTTTTGGTAAATGGTGCTGTCATCGAAAACGGTGATCGGCGGAGCCGCCTTTCTATCGTTACCCCGGATGCCAATATCCTGCGTCTGCGCGATGCCATCCATCCAGAAAATGCCAATACGCCTGTGCGCCGCGTGTGCTATGCAGCGCAGTTGGTACTGACCGGCGACAGCGATCCCAAAGAAGATCGTCTGCCTATGCTGCGTCGGATCGAAGAGCTGAGCCAGGTCTTTGTTGACCCCGATAGCCGTTCGGCCCTGGCCGAGGCAACAGAAGCCCTGTTGGACGACAATCATTACAGATGTTTGAAATCCCTGCGCACCCTGCTGCCACGGGAAGAACGTCTGATGGCGATCCGTCCGTCATGAGCTTTGAACCCACCATCCCTTCAACTGGCTTGACGGGTTGGGCCTTCTTACAGGCCACCTATGACCGCCAGTTTGAGCACTTCAACAAGGACCCGATCCTGGAGCGCGACAACGAGTACTTCATGGAAAACATCAGCAAGGTCAAAACCGCAGAGGACTTGGTTTCTGACTATCGCCTGTTGGATGTTGCCTTGAATGCCTTCGGTCTCGCCAGTGAGATCGATTCAAAGGCGATGATTCAGAAGGTACTGGAAGATGGGAGCGAAGCGGATGATGCCTTGGCCAACAAGCTGGGCGACGACCGTTGGATCGATTTCACCAATGCCTTTGGGTTTGGCCCCGGCCTCGTTCCCGTGACCGGCCTGACCTATAGAATGCAGGAGATCGCCGACAAGAACGTTGTGCAGTCTTTTGAAGACGCGGTCGGGCAGCAGGACGTTTCCATGCAGATCTCTCTGTATGCCGAACGGGAACTGGTGGATCTGGTCACCTTCGATGACGAAGGCGAAGAACTGTCAATCACGGGTCAATGGCTTAACATCATTGGTCAGCCGCAGCTTCAAACCATGATGCAGACTGCACTTGGATTGCCAAGTGATCTGGCGCTGCTTGATATCGACCAGCAGGTGGGCATCATGCAGGATGCTGCAAAAAAACGGTTTGGGTCCGACGATCTCACCATGTTTTCTGATCCGGAACAGTTAACAAAACTGGTCAACACCTATCTGGCACGGACCGAGTTGGATGCCTACTCAGGCTCCACGTCCTCTGGAGCTCTGGCGCTTTCGCTCCTGCAAGCCTGAGCAAAGCCTGCCAAACCGATAGGTTGAAACTGAATAGAGGGCGATCCAGGTAGACTGGAAGGCGCCCTTTTTTCTGTTTGAGACCTGTCTTTCTGTTTGAGATCGTCTTTTGGCCGATGTGAGGCTCAAAAAATGCAGGCCTTTGGGCCCGCATAATGGGCAAGAGGCTGATAGCCCCTTGCCGCCGTTGTTAGCGCCCCTTCGACGCGCGGCGCAGCATCAATTGCAGGCGGGCAAAGCTGTTTTCTATCCCGCTTGGATCGTCCTTGCCAAAGAAGGCATCCAGTTCCGGCCAGATCTTCACCGCCTGATCCAGAACCGCATCATTGCCTTCGGAATACAGTCCAGCGCGGATCATCACTTCGGATTGCTCATAGGACCCAAGGAACTTGCGCACCTCCAGAATGATGGCGTTCTCTTCTGCTGTCGCCGCCGCTGGCAAGCTCCGCGAGACCGAACGCGAGACATCAACCGCCGGGAAGCGTCCCCGCTCGGCAATCTCCCGGTTGAGCACGATATGCCCGTCCAGAACACCGCGCAGGATATCTGCAATGGGTTCATCCATGTCAGAGCCCGCCACCAGAACACTGAACACCGCCGTGATGTCGCCCTGCCCCTCAGCGCCGGGACCAGCCCGTTCGCAGAGCCCGGTGATCAGAGGCGTCACAGAGGGGGGAAAGCCACGTAGCGAGGGTGCCTCGCCTGAGGCGGCAGAAATCTCGCGGTGGGCCTCGGCAAAACGCGTCACCGAGTCAGCCATGAACAGCACGTTTTTGCCCTGGTCGCGAAAATGTTCAGCGATGGTCATCGCAGCCCAGGCGCTGCGGCGGCGCACCAGTGCCGATTGGTCAGAGGTGGCAGCCACAACAACCGCCCGTTTCATGCCTTCTGGCCCCAGAACCTCTTCGACAAAGTGATTCACTTCCCGTCCACGTTCGCCAATCAGCGCCATGACAACCACATCGGCCTGCATAAATTGCGCCATTTTTGCGAGCAAAGTTGATTTACCAACCCCCGAACCCGCAAAAAGACCAATACGCTGGCCCTGCACGATGGGGAGAATCGTATTGAACACCGACAGTCCGGTCTCCAGACGCCCCCCCATATGACGCCGCCCTGCCGCTTTTGGAGGCGGCGCCATCAGATCCCGCGCCTTCTCTCCGCGCAGCATCGGCCTGCCATCCAGAGGTTCCCCAAAGGGATCAATCACCCGGCCAATCCAGTTATCCCCCGGGGCAAATTCTGGCGCCGGGCGCAGCATCACACGATCATTCATCGCAACACGATCCGGTGCACGATCAGGTAACATGCTGATTTTACTGTTACTAATTTTCAGCACTTCGCCGTGCAATTCATCACCCGGCCCCCGCACAAGAACCAGGCGATCGCCGATTCGCGCTTCGCGTTCCAGGCCGGATATTTCGATTTCTCCCCCAGAAATTCCGCTGACGCGTCCCATGGAAGTTGCCAATTTCTTACTGGCGATTTGTTCGGTCAAAGCTTTCAGCTCTGGAATCATGGCCTGAGGCCTCCAAGTAGTTCCTGAAACAATTTCTAAAGGAATCAGGGTTAAGCCTTGATTGAAATTGATCGAGGGAGAAGCCCCGGTGTTCACCGAACTGAACGTTTTTAAAATCGCATATTCGATGGCCAGCCATGCCGGCAAGC
This genomic interval carries:
- a CDS encoding FliI/YscN family ATPase, whose translation is MIPELKALTEQIASKKLATSMGRVSGISGGEIEISGLEREARIGDRLVLVRGPGDELHGEVLKISNSKISMLPDRAPDRVAMNDRVMLRPAPEFAPGDNWIGRVIDPFGEPLDGRPMLRGEKARDLMAPPPKAAGRRHMGGRLETGLSVFNTILPIVQGQRIGLFAGSGVGKSTLLAKMAQFMQADVVVMALIGERGREVNHFVEEVLGPEGMKRAVVVAATSDQSALVRRRSAWAAMTIAEHFRDQGKNVLFMADSVTRFAEAHREISAASGEAPSLRGFPPSVTPLITGLCERAGPGAEGQGDITAVFSVLVAGSDMDEPIADILRGVLDGHIVLNREIAERGRFPAVDVSRSVSRSLPAAATAEENAIILEVRKFLGSYEQSEVMIRAGLYSEGNDAVLDQAVKIWPELDAFFGKDDPSGIENSFARLQLMLRRASKGR
- a CDS encoding NAD(P)/FAD-dependent oxidoreductase, encoding MRRIFSAYAYGPGPRENCWWDETIAAPLWPQQAGEMQVDVAIIGGGFTGMSAALHLAESGARVAVLEAETPGWGASGRNGGFCCQGGTMLSGSTMQRKFGSDATNTYMAGELAAIDLVHGLLDRHGIEADIHSKGETRMAHSPRAMAALRREAEEITAAGGTPHLLEQRDLADQGLNGKFHGALTTPVGFGLNPRKYLFGIARAAENAGARLFQNSPVTNLTSGSGGHVLTTPGGQVRAKQVIIATNGYSWDGLPKWLSGRYLPAQSSVMVTRPLREDELQAQGWFSDQMAYDTRNLLHYFRLMPDRRFLFGMRGGLFSSPRAEAAIRQLLRSHFEKLFPAWRSVEGTHFWSGMVCMSRNLVPFVGPIPDTPGMFAGLCYHGNGVAMGSYAGRLLADLAQGQEPDLPYSPIMQGMARFPFGPARRIVMPPAYAVLGMLD
- the flaF gene encoding flagellar biosynthesis regulator FlaF; the encoded protein is MNALLKAKSAYSAANAPTRTTKDHEYDIVARATQNLLAAHKTASAKKGAEGFAVLAEALHKNRKMWTIFEVDLAAKENQLPQDVKDNLFYLAEFTRQHTSKVLSRKANVRALIEVNMAVLRGLRSGAT
- a CDS encoding DUF1217 domain-containing protein; this translates as MFEIPAHPAATGRTSDGDPSVMSFEPTIPSTGLTGWAFLQATYDRQFEHFNKDPILERDNEYFMENISKVKTAEDLVSDYRLLDVALNAFGLASEIDSKAMIQKVLEDGSEADDALANKLGDDRWIDFTNAFGFGPGLVPVTGLTYRMQEIADKNVVQSFEDAVGQQDVSMQISLYAERELVDLVTFDDEGEELSITGQWLNIIGQPQLQTMMQTALGLPSDLALLDIDQQVGIMQDAAKKRFGSDDLTMFSDPEQLTKLVNTYLARTELDAYSGSTSSGALALSLLQA
- a CDS encoding flagellin N-terminal helical domain-containing protein, which translates into the protein MTSILTNNGAMVALQTLSSINSSLTDTQNQISTGKEVGAAKDNSAIWAISKVMESDVAGFEAVSDSLSLGESTVAVATAGAEQITELLKEMKEKVVAATGENVDHSKLEADVNELKNQITSVIGASQFNGANLLNTAGGDITVLSSLDRDASGAVTASNITVASVDFEAGLSLSTVVMTDATTAEASIDDIEALIQAAVDGTAALGASAARIERQNEFVTKVTDAMKSGIGSLVDTNMEEASARLKALQTQQQLGVQALSIANSAPETLQQLFR
- the flbT gene encoding flagellar biosynthesis repressor FlbT; translation: MSGLVLKLAPKERVLVNGAVIENGDRRSRLSIVTPDANILRLRDAIHPENANTPVRRVCYAAQLVLTGDSDPKEDRLPMLRRIEELSQVFVDPDSRSALAEATEALLDDNHYRCLKSLRTLLPREERLMAIRPS
- the fliK gene encoding flagellar hook-length control protein FliK; protein product: MLTNVLFGQVRSGAADPVGVKATEGPSRQHPNRSFSDHVDDRARREEARSASERERSIRADKADEQQDAKARSKAADQNQSDTGKPNAAKVTAEGADVPASKEGAKTAAAVADPDATEATISQQTEETPEGVDAAEVAETDVLDSDTASDTDVNGETEIAAQGTEVPPLGLHQETDIKPTAASATADSGTSGQASKSPMTGSTEAAVAAGESTEVAAQVTLAEAAPDSMDDGITGDAETAFGKSAQSAAGAATAAAGAPQTAVQAAAQADAQQKAAAATAVNPDQNVTADPEQSDRAQVVASAATGAAASQNGALRPGDSRSATAKSVIASQAAGANDAAQAKVAQAKVMQADDPAAEVTADTAEPEVAGKSASSGEVLAAVAGQTRTATATEPGRRAEGRARESREAQAVVTGNAAATPATKPTAATAQISAVQQAFAAQVLAGDATAAGGQGADTQVLSLDLTSNLPGLSQLLTEAVAQPGTVHRPETPRMVAVQLAQAIVAKGDRNVDVALNPEELGRVKMRVSTSETGITVVIQTERAETGDLMRRHINELADEFRKMGFQNVSFEFSGGGASGGETRSEGGSPSGLGRSGTEELDDLTATELAEKQVQHLRLGNAGVDMRV
- a CDS encoding rod-binding protein; this encodes MPNLTTVHQAAPTPPKLQAASQDAAIRDAAKQLEASFLTEMLKSAGLGKSREGLGGGGEGEDQFSSFLVRAQAEQITEAGGIGLAESLYHAMKDSSND
- a CDS encoding phosphotransferase family protein — translated: MDFDQRFFRSLKAQGLDVAAPLPFRGGRSNRVWRCGDRVVKLYLRHRDNPLFANDPAREVAALAALSGTGMVPSLLGSGRFEGHNWLIYGHITGAPWQQDSGHVAQLLGRLHDQPEFSGLPRGVNGSAALEAQVEVILNRCTTDPDRVAQLRQLRPIGQVPALSQLALIHGDPVPGNLLAHDGTLTLIDWQCPQMGDPSEDLALFLSPAMQVLYRGAVLSATEVEAFLAAYPDPRVVGRYLSLKPWFHWRMAGYCLWRCADGNPLDQQGYELELAAMDQSSIPNTA
- a CDS encoding flagellar biosynthesis protein FlgN; translated protein: MTDLNAQLTHQTPQSLIEELDKILDQERSALVRGELNQIQELLTRKEAIIARLNEIGSLERADLAQVQTKVSRNQELLNSAMEGIRSVATRMAELRRVKKGLDVYDRAGRKERYGTTMGQRLEKRS
- a CDS encoding flagellar hook capping FlgD N-terminal domain-containing protein; this translates as MTTEVSGSNYNAATPNSSSAGGGTNLTSDFDTFIKLLTAQAKYQDPTEPMDNTEYASQLAEFSMVEQQVLTNDNLGSALEQLGLGNMAALTGWVGMQVRAATAASFDGTNPVNVSPNPAAAADEVTLVVRNADGDEVNRISLPVSAEPYDWDGTNFSGDMAPAGDYTFIVESSVDGEVVLSEMAEVYTTVKETQLAGNDVVLINETGFAILATSVTALRDPGAATAEPAAPEEA